The following are encoded together in the Bos mutus isolate GX-2022 chromosome 3, NWIPB_WYAK_1.1, whole genome shotgun sequence genome:
- the LRIF1 gene encoding ligand-dependent nuclear receptor-interacting factor 1 isoform X1 produces MSNNPQRVFLKPTEEKSGNASHCVSGCMYQVVQTIGSDGKNLLQLLPIPNSSGNLMPLVQSSVMSDALKGNTGSPVQVTFQTQISSSSTSASVQLPIFQPASSSNYFLTRTVDTAEKVRVTSVGTENFTSSVSKVQSHGVKVDGLTMQTFAVSPSSTQNDSSYILVNTQNLPMTVKSPVLPSGHHLQIPAHAEVKSVPASSLPPSVQQKILATATTSTSGTVEPSQIPTVIYVSPVNTVKNVVTKNFQNIYPKPVTEIAKPMILNTTQIPMNVAKETQLKGGQHSQAAPVKWIFQENLQPCTPSLVPVKSSNNVASKILKTFVDRKNLGDNTVNMPPLSTISPTGTQSKSMPIKDNALVMFNGKVYLLAKKGTDVLPSLIDKQNSVSSDIPPRKDASQIVSSSPVTEISREVVNIVLAKSKSSQMETKSVSNTQLASMANLRAEKNKKVEKPSLSAPNPHSMNQSINYLKQSKTLFSKPVLPDGFSTGQNAPRKGNIIQSIEKISSSVDATTVTSQQCVFRDQEPKIQNEMASTLEKVTQERNDKNSSQRRSNKVSYLKSDAELKKIFGITKDLRVCLTRIAQQLGSGEGFDSISPLVKSETYKEAEFIVKEEGRKQSYSKLQQGIDKKRKAKTTKKMDHPKKRRTSSVNNTTINGGTNVTSSQLISSILPTSDVSNHNILTSCNKTREKNRTEVEHCTHGNQEKDILNSSTAFEQSHSFNKNYTEDIFPMTPPELEETIRDEKIRRLKQVLREKEAALEEMRKKMHQK; encoded by the exons ATGTCCAATAACCCACAGAGGGTCTTCTTGAAACCTACAGAGGAAAAGTCAGGCAACGCCTCGCATTG tgtttcaGGCTGCATGTACCAAGTAGTTCAGACGATTGGCTCGGATGGAAAAAACCTTCTGCAATTACTTCCAATTCCTAATTCCTCTGGAAATCTTATGCCACTAGTTCaatcttcagtcatgtctgatgctttgaaAGGGAATACAGGAAGTCCAGTTCAAGTTACTTTTCAGACTCAGATTTCCAGCTCTTCCACAAGTGCATCAGTTCAATTGCCCATTTTTCAGCCAGCCAGTTCTTCAAACTATTTTCTTACAAGAACAGTAGATACAGCAGAAAAAGTTAGAGTTACTTCTGTGGGGACTGAAAATTTTACCTCATCAGTTTCTAAAGTTCAGAGTCATGGTGTGAAAGTTGATGGACTCACCATGCAAACATTTGCTGTTTCTCCCTCTTCAACACAAAATGATTCATCTTACATTTTAGTAAATACCCAGAATCTCCCAATGACTGTGAAGTCTCCGGTTTTGCCTTCTGGGCATCATTTACAGATTCCAGCCCATGCTGAAGTGAAATCTGTACCAGCGTCATCATTGCCTCCTTCAGTTCAGCAAAAGATACTTGCAACTGCCACCACAAGTACCTCAGGAACAGTTGAGCCCTCCCAAATACCTACTGTTATTTATGTATCTCCTGTAAATACAGTGAAAAATGTAGTTACCAAGAACTTTCAAAACATTTACCCAAAACCTGTTACAGAAATAGCAAAGCCAATGATATTAAACACCACACAGATTCCAATGAATGTTGCTAAAGAGACACAGTTAAAAGGTGGTCAGCATTCTCAAGCTGCTCCAGTGAAATggatttttcaagaaaatctaCAGCCTTGCACTCCATCTCTTGTTCCTGTTAAATCTTCAAATAATGTGGcttcaaagattttaaaaacttttgtagaTAGAAAAAATTTGGGAGATAATACTGTAAATATGCCACCATTGAGTACCATCAGTCCTACTGGGACACAATCCAAAAGTATGCCTATTAAAGATAATGCTTTGGTTATGTTTAATGGGAAAGTCTATCTCTTGGCTAAAAAGGggacagatgttttaccatcaCTAATTGACAAACAGAATTCAGTTTCTTCTGATATTCCACCAAGAAAAGATGCATCACAGATAGTGAGTTCAAGTCCAGTCACAGAAATATCCAGAGAGGTTGTAAATATTGTTTTGGCTAAAAGTAAATCTTCCCAGATGGAGACAAAATCAGTTTCAAATACTCAGCTTGCTTCCATGGCCAATTTAAGGGCAGAGAAGAATAAGAAAGTGGAGAAACCATCTCTTTCTGCCCCAAACCCACATAGTATGAACCAATCTATTAACTACTTAAAGCAGAGTAAGACTTTATTCTCAAAGCCAGTCTTACCAGATGGATTTAGTACAGGACAAAATGCCCCCAGGAAAGGAAATATCATCCAGAGCATAGAGAAAATAAGTTCCTCTGTTGATGCAACAACTGTTACTTCACAACAGTGTGTTTTCAGAGACCAAGAACCAAAG ATCCAGAATGAGATGGCATCAACATTAGAAAAAGTTActcaagaaagaaatgacaagaaCAGTTCTCAACGAAGAAGCAATAAGGTGTCATATCTGAAGAGTGATGCTGAACTTAAAAAGATATTTGGTATCACTAAAGATTTGAGAGTGTGCCTTACTCGGATTGCTCAGCAGTTGGGCTCTGGAGAAGGTTTTGATTCCATTAGCCCTTTGGTGAAGAGTGAAACTTACAAAGAGGCAGAGTTTATagtgaaggaggaagggagaaaacag tctTACTCAAAACTGCAGCAGGGTAttgataagaaaagaaaagcaaaaaccacTAAGAAGATGGATCACCCAAAGAAGAGAAGAACCAGTAGTGTTAATAACACAACTATAAATGGAGGAACTAATGTCACCAGTTCCCAGCTCATTAGCAGTATTTTACCAACTTCAGATGTGTCAAACCATAACATCCTCACAAGCtgcaacaaaaccagagaaaaaaatagaactgagGTAGAGCACTGTACTCATGGAAACCAAGAAAAAGACATATTGAACTCAAGTACAGCTTTTGAACAAAGCCAttcctttaataaaaattatactgaAGATATTTTCCCAATGACACCACCAGAGTTAGAAGAAACCATTAGAGATGAAAAGATAAGAAGACTTAAGCAAGTgctgagagagaaagaagcagctCTTGAAGAAATGCGTAAGAAgatgcatcaaaaataa
- the LRIF1 gene encoding ligand-dependent nuclear receptor-interacting factor 1 isoform X2, with the protein MYQVVQTIGSDGKNLLQLLPIPNSSGNLMPLVQSSVMSDALKGNTGSPVQVTFQTQISSSSTSASVQLPIFQPASSSNYFLTRTVDTAEKVRVTSVGTENFTSSVSKVQSHGVKVDGLTMQTFAVSPSSTQNDSSYILVNTQNLPMTVKSPVLPSGHHLQIPAHAEVKSVPASSLPPSVQQKILATATTSTSGTVEPSQIPTVIYVSPVNTVKNVVTKNFQNIYPKPVTEIAKPMILNTTQIPMNVAKETQLKGGQHSQAAPVKWIFQENLQPCTPSLVPVKSSNNVASKILKTFVDRKNLGDNTVNMPPLSTISPTGTQSKSMPIKDNALVMFNGKVYLLAKKGTDVLPSLIDKQNSVSSDIPPRKDASQIVSSSPVTEISREVVNIVLAKSKSSQMETKSVSNTQLASMANLRAEKNKKVEKPSLSAPNPHSMNQSINYLKQSKTLFSKPVLPDGFSTGQNAPRKGNIIQSIEKISSSVDATTVTSQQCVFRDQEPKIQNEMASTLEKVTQERNDKNSSQRRSNKVSYLKSDAELKKIFGITKDLRVCLTRIAQQLGSGEGFDSISPLVKSETYKEAEFIVKEEGRKQSYSKLQQGIDKKRKAKTTKKMDHPKKRRTSSVNNTTINGGTNVTSSQLISSILPTSDVSNHNILTSCNKTREKNRTEVEHCTHGNQEKDILNSSTAFEQSHSFNKNYTEDIFPMTPPELEETIRDEKIRRLKQVLREKEAALEEMRKKMHQK; encoded by the exons ATGTACCAAGTAGTTCAGACGATTGGCTCGGATGGAAAAAACCTTCTGCAATTACTTCCAATTCCTAATTCCTCTGGAAATCTTATGCCACTAGTTCaatcttcagtcatgtctgatgctttgaaAGGGAATACAGGAAGTCCAGTTCAAGTTACTTTTCAGACTCAGATTTCCAGCTCTTCCACAAGTGCATCAGTTCAATTGCCCATTTTTCAGCCAGCCAGTTCTTCAAACTATTTTCTTACAAGAACAGTAGATACAGCAGAAAAAGTTAGAGTTACTTCTGTGGGGACTGAAAATTTTACCTCATCAGTTTCTAAAGTTCAGAGTCATGGTGTGAAAGTTGATGGACTCACCATGCAAACATTTGCTGTTTCTCCCTCTTCAACACAAAATGATTCATCTTACATTTTAGTAAATACCCAGAATCTCCCAATGACTGTGAAGTCTCCGGTTTTGCCTTCTGGGCATCATTTACAGATTCCAGCCCATGCTGAAGTGAAATCTGTACCAGCGTCATCATTGCCTCCTTCAGTTCAGCAAAAGATACTTGCAACTGCCACCACAAGTACCTCAGGAACAGTTGAGCCCTCCCAAATACCTACTGTTATTTATGTATCTCCTGTAAATACAGTGAAAAATGTAGTTACCAAGAACTTTCAAAACATTTACCCAAAACCTGTTACAGAAATAGCAAAGCCAATGATATTAAACACCACACAGATTCCAATGAATGTTGCTAAAGAGACACAGTTAAAAGGTGGTCAGCATTCTCAAGCTGCTCCAGTGAAATggatttttcaagaaaatctaCAGCCTTGCACTCCATCTCTTGTTCCTGTTAAATCTTCAAATAATGTGGcttcaaagattttaaaaacttttgtagaTAGAAAAAATTTGGGAGATAATACTGTAAATATGCCACCATTGAGTACCATCAGTCCTACTGGGACACAATCCAAAAGTATGCCTATTAAAGATAATGCTTTGGTTATGTTTAATGGGAAAGTCTATCTCTTGGCTAAAAAGGggacagatgttttaccatcaCTAATTGACAAACAGAATTCAGTTTCTTCTGATATTCCACCAAGAAAAGATGCATCACAGATAGTGAGTTCAAGTCCAGTCACAGAAATATCCAGAGAGGTTGTAAATATTGTTTTGGCTAAAAGTAAATCTTCCCAGATGGAGACAAAATCAGTTTCAAATACTCAGCTTGCTTCCATGGCCAATTTAAGGGCAGAGAAGAATAAGAAAGTGGAGAAACCATCTCTTTCTGCCCCAAACCCACATAGTATGAACCAATCTATTAACTACTTAAAGCAGAGTAAGACTTTATTCTCAAAGCCAGTCTTACCAGATGGATTTAGTACAGGACAAAATGCCCCCAGGAAAGGAAATATCATCCAGAGCATAGAGAAAATAAGTTCCTCTGTTGATGCAACAACTGTTACTTCACAACAGTGTGTTTTCAGAGACCAAGAACCAAAG ATCCAGAATGAGATGGCATCAACATTAGAAAAAGTTActcaagaaagaaatgacaagaaCAGTTCTCAACGAAGAAGCAATAAGGTGTCATATCTGAAGAGTGATGCTGAACTTAAAAAGATATTTGGTATCACTAAAGATTTGAGAGTGTGCCTTACTCGGATTGCTCAGCAGTTGGGCTCTGGAGAAGGTTTTGATTCCATTAGCCCTTTGGTGAAGAGTGAAACTTACAAAGAGGCAGAGTTTATagtgaaggaggaagggagaaaacag tctTACTCAAAACTGCAGCAGGGTAttgataagaaaagaaaagcaaaaaccacTAAGAAGATGGATCACCCAAAGAAGAGAAGAACCAGTAGTGTTAATAACACAACTATAAATGGAGGAACTAATGTCACCAGTTCCCAGCTCATTAGCAGTATTTTACCAACTTCAGATGTGTCAAACCATAACATCCTCACAAGCtgcaacaaaaccagagaaaaaaatagaactgagGTAGAGCACTGTACTCATGGAAACCAAGAAAAAGACATATTGAACTCAAGTACAGCTTTTGAACAAAGCCAttcctttaataaaaattatactgaAGATATTTTCCCAATGACACCACCAGAGTTAGAAGAAACCATTAGAGATGAAAAGATAAGAAGACTTAAGCAAGTgctgagagagaaagaagcagctCTTGAAGAAATGCGTAAGAAgatgcatcaaaaataa
- the LRIF1 gene encoding ligand-dependent nuclear receptor-interacting factor 1 isoform X3, whose protein sequence is MASTLEKVTQERNDKNSSQRRSNKVSYLKSDAELKKIFGITKDLRVCLTRIAQQLGSGEGFDSISPLVKSETYKEAEFIVKEEGRKQSYSKLQQGIDKKRKAKTTKKMDHPKKRRTSSVNNTTINGGTNVTSSQLISSILPTSDVSNHNILTSCNKTREKNRTEVEHCTHGNQEKDILNSSTAFEQSHSFNKNYTEDIFPMTPPELEETIRDEKIRRLKQVLREKEAALEEMRKKMHQK, encoded by the exons ATGGCATCAACATTAGAAAAAGTTActcaagaaagaaatgacaagaaCAGTTCTCAACGAAGAAGCAATAAGGTGTCATATCTGAAGAGTGATGCTGAACTTAAAAAGATATTTGGTATCACTAAAGATTTGAGAGTGTGCCTTACTCGGATTGCTCAGCAGTTGGGCTCTGGAGAAGGTTTTGATTCCATTAGCCCTTTGGTGAAGAGTGAAACTTACAAAGAGGCAGAGTTTATagtgaaggaggaagggagaaaacag tctTACTCAAAACTGCAGCAGGGTAttgataagaaaagaaaagcaaaaaccacTAAGAAGATGGATCACCCAAAGAAGAGAAGAACCAGTAGTGTTAATAACACAACTATAAATGGAGGAACTAATGTCACCAGTTCCCAGCTCATTAGCAGTATTTTACCAACTTCAGATGTGTCAAACCATAACATCCTCACAAGCtgcaacaaaaccagagaaaaaaatagaactgagGTAGAGCACTGTACTCATGGAAACCAAGAAAAAGACATATTGAACTCAAGTACAGCTTTTGAACAAAGCCAttcctttaataaaaattatactgaAGATATTTTCCCAATGACACCACCAGAGTTAGAAGAAACCATTAGAGATGAAAAGATAAGAAGACTTAAGCAAGTgctgagagagaaagaagcagctCTTGAAGAAATGCGTAAGAAgatgcatcaaaaataa